A stretch of Geomonas oryzisoli DNA encodes these proteins:
- a CDS encoding protoporphyrinogen/coproporphyrinogen oxidase has translation MKQFDAIVIGAGISGLSFASHAAAKGLNTLVLEKSDRPGGCFHSHRFEGSAAGFWLELGAHTCYNSYGGLLELMERHGLMGSILPREKVSFKMLVNNEVKSIPSQLSFPELAFSAWKLFTLKKDGASVASYYGSIVGRSNYDRVFGPAFNAVISQRADDFPADMLFNKRPRRKDVIKSFTLQGGLNSVIDKLAVADRVTLQTGAEVARIGRDANGYTVELADGTVYQAPRLTLATPPPASAVLAAGIAPELSRVLTQIKLETIESVGVAVQKSKLKLPLLAGLIPIGEEFYSAVSRDTVLHDSYRGFSFHYKAGKVSLDAKLKRIAGVLQVQTADLEQVVQRESQLPSPVVGHKALTDQIDGLVAGSNLYVTGNYFAGMAVEDCIVRSKKEFERLSASL, from the coding sequence ATGAAGCAATTCGACGCCATCGTCATAGGTGCAGGGATCAGCGGTCTCAGTTTCGCAAGCCATGCAGCGGCCAAGGGGCTGAACACGCTGGTCCTCGAAAAGAGCGACCGGCCTGGCGGCTGCTTTCATTCGCACCGTTTCGAGGGGAGCGCGGCCGGGTTCTGGCTGGAGCTCGGTGCCCACACCTGCTACAACTCCTACGGCGGTTTGCTGGAACTGATGGAGAGGCACGGCCTGATGGGGAGCATCCTTCCCCGCGAGAAGGTGTCGTTCAAGATGCTGGTCAACAACGAGGTGAAGAGCATCCCCTCGCAGCTTAGCTTCCCCGAGCTGGCCTTTTCGGCATGGAAGCTGTTCACCCTGAAGAAGGATGGGGCGAGCGTCGCCTCCTATTACGGCAGCATCGTCGGCCGCAGCAACTACGACCGGGTGTTCGGTCCCGCGTTCAACGCCGTCATCTCCCAGCGCGCCGACGACTTCCCCGCCGACATGCTTTTCAACAAGCGCCCCAGGAGAAAGGACGTCATCAAGAGCTTTACCCTGCAGGGGGGGCTGAACAGCGTCATCGACAAGCTGGCCGTCGCGGACCGCGTCACCCTGCAGACTGGCGCCGAGGTGGCCCGCATCGGCAGGGACGCGAACGGGTACACGGTGGAGCTGGCTGACGGGACCGTGTACCAGGCGCCTCGTCTTACCCTTGCCACGCCTCCCCCCGCGAGCGCCGTGCTTGCCGCCGGGATCGCGCCGGAACTGTCCAGGGTGCTCACCCAGATCAAGCTGGAGACCATCGAAAGCGTGGGGGTGGCCGTGCAGAAGAGCAAGCTGAAGCTCCCGCTGCTGGCCGGCCTGATCCCGATCGGGGAAGAGTTCTACTCCGCCGTTTCCCGCGACACCGTCCTGCACGACAGCTATCGCGGCTTCAGCTTCCACTACAAAGCCGGCAAGGTGTCCCTGGACGCCAAGCTGAAGCGGATCGCGGGCGTGTTGCAGGTGCAGACAGCGGACCTGGAGCAGGTGGTGCAGCGCGAGAGCCAGCTCCCCTCCCCGGTGGTCGGGCACAAAGCGCTCACCGACCAGATCGACGGTCTGGTAGCCGGCAGCAACCTCTACGTCACCGGCAACTACTTCGCCGGCATGGCCGTCGAGGACTGCATCGTACGCTCGAAGAAAGAGTTCGAAAGGTTGTCCGCGTCGCTGTAA
- a CDS encoding DnaJ C-terminal domain-containing protein produces MAQRDYYEVLGLKKGASADEIKRAYRKLAVKYHPDKNPGDKQAEERFKEINEAYAVLSDPKKKEQFDQFGSTNFHERFSQEDIFRGFNVDDLFRDQGFGTDDIFSRIFGDAVRRQRGGRGRPMAAKGEDFSMEIQVTFRDAYDGAEKRVAFMRDGAREELSVKIPAGIESGARLRVAGRGAPGRMGGPAGDLYLSVTVGSDPLFQREGADIVLNHEVRFSQAVLGGQIEVPTMEGTKRIKIPAGIQSGTKVRLKGLGFPVLGSQARGDMYVRIAVHVPEKTTTRQRELVEQLAAEGL; encoded by the coding sequence ATGGCGCAGAGAGATTACTACGAGGTGCTGGGACTCAAGAAAGGCGCCTCGGCTGACGAAATCAAGCGGGCGTACCGCAAACTCGCGGTCAAGTATCACCCGGATAAGAACCCGGGCGACAAGCAGGCCGAGGAGCGCTTCAAGGAGATCAACGAGGCCTACGCGGTCCTGTCCGACCCGAAGAAGAAAGAGCAGTTCGACCAGTTCGGTTCCACCAACTTCCACGAGCGTTTTTCCCAGGAGGATATCTTCAGGGGGTTCAACGTCGACGACCTGTTCCGCGACCAGGGCTTTGGTACCGACGACATCTTCTCCCGCATCTTCGGGGACGCCGTGCGGCGTCAGCGCGGCGGCCGCGGCCGCCCCATGGCCGCCAAGGGTGAGGACTTCTCCATGGAGATCCAGGTAACCTTCCGCGATGCCTACGACGGCGCGGAGAAGCGGGTGGCCTTCATGCGCGACGGCGCTCGTGAGGAGCTGTCGGTGAAGATCCCGGCGGGGATCGAGTCGGGCGCGAGGCTCAGGGTGGCGGGGCGCGGCGCGCCGGGGCGCATGGGTGGTCCCGCGGGTGATCTTTATCTCTCGGTGACGGTCGGCTCGGACCCCCTGTTCCAGCGCGAGGGGGCGGACATCGTGCTGAACCACGAGGTGCGCTTCTCGCAGGCGGTGCTCGGCGGCCAGATCGAGGTGCCGACCATGGAGGGGACCAAGAGGATCAAGATCCCGGCCGGCATCCAGTCCGGCACCAAGGTGCGCCTGAAGGGGCTGGGGTTCCCGGTGCTCGGGTCGCAGGCGCGTGGCGACATGTACGTGAGGATCGCGGTGCACGTGCCCGAAAAAACGACCACGCGCCAGCGCGAACTGGTGGAACAACTGGCGGCTGAGGGGCTCTAG
- a CDS encoding peptidylprolyl isomerase, which produces MVKIITTCSLLALLAVTPSFGNAKQISSIAAIVNDEVITSVDVDKELVQVQKETEKAPASEKTGLRTLALNRLVDRKLVEQKIKELDIKVSDEDVRLAIEDVKKQNNLDQAGLEKALAGQGLTVPQYKVQLKEQLERMRLMSQEVRSKIQVGEREMHEYYDAHRAEYGGSGETFHARHIFFKLDSKASPQDAEKTRKLADEVLAKARAGEDFVELAKKYSQDPSAAKDGGDLGTFKRSDMLAEIGNTVAAMKPGEVSSLVPSPAGLHIIKLEQKTQEKGRTFEEVKDSIEEQLYRKKSDERFNQWVKDLRSAASIDIKQP; this is translated from the coding sequence ATCGCCGCCATCGTCAACGATGAGGTGATCACCAGCGTCGACGTCGACAAGGAATTGGTCCAGGTGCAGAAGGAGACCGAGAAGGCTCCGGCATCCGAGAAGACGGGGCTGCGCACCCTGGCCCTGAACCGCCTGGTGGACCGGAAGCTGGTCGAGCAGAAGATCAAGGAGCTCGACATCAAGGTAAGCGACGAGGACGTGCGCCTGGCCATCGAGGACGTGAAGAAACAGAACAACCTGGACCAGGCAGGGCTGGAGAAGGCGCTCGCCGGCCAGGGGCTCACCGTCCCGCAGTACAAGGTGCAGCTCAAGGAACAGCTGGAGCGGATGCGGCTCATGAGCCAGGAGGTGCGTTCCAAGATCCAGGTCGGCGAACGCGAGATGCATGAGTACTACGACGCGCATCGCGCCGAGTACGGCGGCAGCGGCGAGACCTTCCATGCACGGCACATCTTCTTCAAGCTGGACTCCAAGGCGAGCCCCCAGGATGCCGAGAAAACCCGGAAACTTGCCGACGAGGTGCTGGCCAAGGCACGGGCGGGCGAGGATTTCGTCGAGCTGGCCAAGAAGTACTCCCAGGACCCCTCAGCGGCCAAGGACGGGGGGGACCTCGGTACCTTCAAGAGAAGCGACATGCTCGCCGAGATCGGTAATACCGTCGCCGCCATGAAGCCGGGCGAGGTAAGCTCGCTGGTGCCCAGCCCGGCCGGGCTGCACATCATCAAACTGGAGCAAAAGACCCAGGAGAAAGGGCGCACCTTCGAGGAGGTGAAAGACTCCATCGAGGAACAGCTCTACCGGAAAAAATCGGACGAGCGCTTCAATCAGTGGGTCAAGGACCTGCGCAGCGCCGCCAGCATCGATATCAAGCAGCCCTGA